The DNA segment cgtcgtggcctagagtatacctgggaacgagaagaccaaatgaaactcaagtatccctagttattcaaaaaccgtgcaaccactactgaggctgaagctactacagaattttgggacgaaattccaaatcaacggggggatgatgtgacaccccaggaaaaccagtaaacgattcaacttacctagcttccccaatgaccgcatgctaaatttcaggaccaaatttctttcaagttggggataatgtgacaactcgagttttcgacttTCACTGCATGTTGACTTTGACTATTTAGTTGCTTGACttgttggacttgtaattgtacgcgtggtgttttaatgaaacgcATTGTCGttgtgcatatatgtgattacttgcggttgtaaaatataatattagaattattatagAACACTTAAATCACGTAATGCTCGACGAATCGAGATGTAAGTCATCATCAAACAAACTAGACGAAACAGAATTGTTATTCGCCATCCAacccactcgacgaaacataaGTGTTTCGCCGAGAGCCCAGATTCGCCAAAGCCCAATACGGCCCAAACTTGTATgtgtaaaaatatatatatatatatatatatatatatatatatatatatatatatatatatatatatatatatatatatatatatatatatatatatatatatatatatgtgttatTAGGAGAACGGTTATGAAAATACGGAAACCCTAGACTTCTTCCCTACTAGCGGCCGCAGTGAGACTCGATTTCCTCAAAGAGCGACCAAATTACTTCTTTGTTCTGCGTGGTTAGTGCATATAGTTATTGTCCGATTATGTGTAAATCGTGTATTTGAATAATATTCCTGCTTGTGTCTTGGTAGTATATAATTATTGACTTGAGAATTGTAGGCATGTGAATCTGAGCAAGCCAtgtgatttatatatatattgaattGTCAGTATGTATTTCATGAATACTAAATATTGAGATCAATTGTTGTGTGTCAATTAGTTGACTTGTCGGCTAACATGTTATGTTGGTCCAATCAGAGTAGAGCACCCTGGatactcatatatatataaagtaaattGTGCATGCCTATGTTTTGTGTAGTAGTTGTCGGCTAGATCAGGTGTGGTCCAATTGAAATCAATGGCATCTTACACATCAAAAGAATAACGTGCACCGCATGTGTGTGTGTCGGCCAACATGCTTCATATTGCATGTGAATTGACGGCTGGCCCTCATCTAGAGATGTAGGTTACAAAAATTAAAAAGTCAATAGTTGCAGGAGGGCATGTGGTGAGATATCCTTGGTTAGTGGGTTGGGCGGTTAATTGAAGGTCATTGGTGGTGGGTTCGGTCCAATAGAACTAGGGAACCGAATTCTTGAGGGTGGTGGCTAATCTTGCATGTGACCACCTCACTTTATTTGATTAATGTTATTAAGCGGTCCAATCATGAGGTTTGGGCGGCCAAACTTTCTAATTGGTAGTAGTGGGCGGCCTAAAGAACTATTTAGGAGTTTATCTTGTTTGCTGGGATGATTTTGACGAAACAAAATTTAGTCTGACGAATCACCGGTTGGCGAAACTGGACTTTGATTTCGCCAAGGGTGGTTGACGAAATAgagggggtgtttcgccaagggtagttggcgaaacagaatgtgtttcgccaaaaatgtgtttcgccaaatgtATAACCTGTCCAGTAACTCAGTCTAATCCTGTTAAATATTAACTGAGATAtctaactgctgttaagtgatgtgcCTAACTTTTATGATAGTggatacatgctagtacttctgtgattatacctatacgtgaacaacttggatataaactgattatgtatatgTGCGTAATTAGGACGTGAATAATTATCTGTGAGCACtcacttagcataccgagcaaaccaaggtgagttcacactcttactaaggcatgggattcccagggctagggaatgggattgaaatgataaggttgaatagattcatacagacactattactagactaccataccatcgtcctcggttgtgcaggatacatacgtaaaacctacgtatacttgtattgcttactgtcctcaggttgcgaaggacactcacgtaaaacctacgtgaaccgATACTCaatactgcctcggttgtgtcaggcacttacgtaaaacctacgtaaacccccgcgtacccctatcctcggttgtgaaggatacttacgtaaaacctacgtaaacttgtacgtattactgttctcgggatatgtagaacacttatggttacgaatagtctagtggttatacaacatgggaagcccccaccaatagaacgtactatcggcctagtagagccacatgttacaaacgaatatacttTTACGCATTtgctttctgtgaactcgctcaactagttattgatcctctgttacatgccttgcaggtcgttagatacatggagcttgcacagggaggagctggtcgttatgggcttggatcgtgattgtcttgttaatcACTtgtgacatttgatactttattatgatgggttttagtTATACgattccgctaaacaatgataacttacttatgttttggaacacctttcatatggatttggtttggtttaatagcaattacttttactatatatattgttctatatgattggtggcttgatcctggtcagtcacgctcccaagcggtgatactccgcaggtggattttgggggtgtgacattagtattgtaagaaaatgaactatctatATCCAAATGTAAACAAATTTTAActatttcttgaaaaataaagtcAAGCAACTAagtttcaaaaacattaaacataaacaaaccaaccattgttcaaaacaaaaactttaaatattgttcaaaaataGCAATATCTCATCAATTCTTtaattgatcttcactccaccTATGTATTTGTCTCCTGGTTTCAGCTTTTTCTTGTGATCAATCGCTTTTTGAGTTGCCTTGTACATTGACTTGTACCACCCTCTTGTTTCCATCCAGTTTTCAATACAATCTTCAATTGTTTTTCTCAGTTGTTCATTGTTCTTTCCCTTCCTTTTGAGCTGCTCTTGTTTCTTAtttatgcagtttcttatataTTTCAAAGTTTGATTTGAATACCTACAAATTTCACTCATTTTGAATAAAGCTTTCTCCTCTTTAGCATCTTTGAAGACTGCACATATTTCTGGTGTGCCAAAGATTGCTCCAGTTCTTGCTAATTTCGAAGGAATTTCAACTGGAATTGATGTGTTGGGAGGAGGTATTAACACCTTGGTGCTGTACTCAAAATTGTTACATAGATCAAAGTCTGCCAGTGCTGCTCTCTTGTATATTTTTGCTCCTACACTTTTAAGACTATCAAGGGCTCTTCTGATCACTAATGAACTACCTTTCCATTCATCAATGATATTCTTCATTTTGACTATATCCATTGGGTGAACATCATCAGCCAGATCTACATCAGTAACCTTTTGAACGTTTTTATCTTTTCTGATCAGGgtatacttgttttgactttcgttTCCTAATATGCCTCCAGCGGTCAAAGTATCAATTCTTTCAATAgatactattggattggtcaaGTGTTTGTGCAATGTTACCCAGCTGCCATTGTTTCTTTCTTCAATAATACTCTTACTTATTGGTGAGGGTGGCCTtgttgggttgtcttctggacctttCCAATAGTAGTGCTTTAGATATTATTCCGGATACATGATTGTCTGTAAATCACCTTCCAGCACCATTGATTCTTTGATGTTGCCTTCTGAATCttctctcattatttttcttggcctttttgaggaagtcacttcatgttccattcttctcttctcttttgtATCCATACTTATGCTTAATTATGTTTCTCCAGTGATGGTTGTAGAAGATGGTTGAACTGGAATATGTTCTTTCAGTTGAATCTTTGAAGTGTCTGACTTTGGGACAtttggtggaggacccatgggtAACTTTTGTTTATCTGGAGGTGGACCCATGGTCTGCTTCTGTTTTTGAGTTGTTGAAGTTTTTGTTTGCTTGGTTTGTTCTTGTTGAATGGCTTCTTGTTGATGTTGAAgagtttctgatcctgttgcttgtctttcttgtggaattggagCTTTCAGTTtatgaagatcaacttttgcTAGTGTGGCAACATTGTACTGCAATCTTTTTACTAACAAGTGGATGTTAGTAAGAGCTTGGGTATttgtttcttcttgcttcttcatTTTCTGAAACTCCTGACTTTCCTTATTTCTTTGTGCGGTCAATTCCATTAATAGTTTCTCAAAAGCCTCAGTCATGTTGCTGTTGTTGGCTCTGAGAAAATGTATTTCTTCAAGAATCTttcctgaacttgaactttctcctGTAGTTGCAACCTCAGTCATCTTTTTATTGATATCACGCAGTTCTTTAAGAGCTTTCTCAATTTCTAATGAGCTCTCTTTGTTTTCTACAGACTTTTGAATTGTTTTGAGAGCTGCATTATTTTCTTCTGTTTGTTTCTGCACAGTTTTGACGGTTTCTGATAAAACCTTGATttctgatttttgatttctgatttctttcagtatcagatcaagtttttccTCCGTGGCTGTTTTCTCAGTAGCAAATATGTCTTCAAGTTCCTTATGAAGTTGTTTAGGGGACATAGTTTGATGTCCTTGGGaaataggagaaacaacagatgtttctcttctaacaccagcagaaaacacattttttgatgttctgaggttaagaggattggaagaatccaaattctctgttccctcaccagaaaattgaaacaaattcaagtcctggttttcctcatatccttgaaccctttcaggttctccatgagttgttgagaaactcgtatttttctcatccaggtttGCTTGATCAGTAGACTGATCTCCACCTATTGCCACCACATTTTCCTCCGCAGAATCTGATTCAAAAAATGGGTCTTTTGTttcactcacattttgttttgtaGAAACAGTGCTTATATGTAAAATTTCATATTTTCCTTGAATTGGTTCATCAGAATGACTCTCAgaattataaaatatattgagTTTAGATTTTTCTGCACCTGTTTCTCCCATATGTGAGCCTTCAGCATGATGCTCTTCTGCTGCAAGACTCATATGCACATCTTCATCAGCTGGATGAGGATCAGATTCATCCTGCTGCTCCATtcttggtgtgcttgattcttcTGCATCATGCTTCATGGGTGACACATTTTCAAGCCCTTCTTTGGTTTCTGCTTGTCTACTTAACATCCTCAGATATTCTGCTCTGTATGGTGAGTCTTCTGTTATCAGAAGCATCATACTTTCTGATAGAATAGGTACATCAAAATCTGACTTCCAAGACCCTGCAGCACTCCTAGGTCTCATGATTTCTGTCTTCCACATAATTTTTGATTTTGGAATTTGTAGGTTCCTTTCAGAAAAGGCATCAGAAATTATGATTGACAAAAATCTTGAAAAGGGTAAATGTGAGTCTATCCTTCCAGTTTTAGTCAGAATTGATCTTCTTatcagattaaatatttctgttTCGAAATCAATATTTAGCCCATTTATGAGGCTGAACATGATTGTCAGAACATTCATATTTATCTAATCTGTACCTCCAATCTTTGATGATAAACACTTGTTCGGGATCTCCATTAATACTTGCCAGATAGCAGGTAGCTTGTATCTCTTGAATTCATTGATCTTTGAAATCTTTGTTTTGTAGCTCATTACAGTACCAAGTTGTGCGAACATATCTTCTTTTCTTGGTGCTTCTACATAGCCTTGGTTTAAGGGTAACtccaaacattcccttattttctctgGTGTAATTGTAATGAAGATATTTTCCCATAAGTGTGATGTTAGCTCCATTTCATTTGAGACCTCGAGAGTGtttacagcttgttgtagcagtcTTTCTAGTATATCTCTGGTTTTTGTAAAAGCTTGAGCCATCGGACATCTGATCAGAAattcaatgagaatttgacactttATGTCGTATTCTTCAATGTTAACattcattgcttcattgttgcTTTTCAGTGGAAGAAATTCAGCTTCAGTGATCAACGGAACAGTGTGTTCAATTGATGGTGAATTGATGTCGGTAGCAGCCATTTAGGATCTGGGTTTTTCCTTTGAAAATGGTTTTTAGGGTTTGAGaatgaaggttgaagatggaagtctctcgtgggttgtttgtattcaaggtggTTTATGAaaccttaatgatgttttaatctcTTAAAGAAGCAACCGTTTTTTCAAAAACctttggtttatctctaatttaatgtatatctcTTTTGAGGATAATTAGAGATTCCAACAATTTAAATGGATAAAGACTAGTATCCAACTTTCATCTTTTCTCTGTGTGGGATCCCTTCTGTTTCAAAAAGGGTCCAATTAAAACCTTTTCTGAGTCTGTGTATCTTCCCATGTTGTCGTTTCAAATATATATATCAGAAATTCTCTAAGTAATTCTTGGATAGTTGAATTTCCTATATATATTATCAGAATacatttgattcatttatagAATTTTGATCAGCatttttttttaagatgagagggaatgagtaGAGTTCGAAGAAtttttatgtgacaactcgaatttccaagatttctatttcgcatttattgcacgttcatttattatttagttgtttacttgcacaattgattgctatggaattgtatacgttttgatgcaatgaatcgtattgtatgattgtgcatggttgtttgttaattgtgaaagacttggtaaatatatgaacttggtggtggaactatgaaattgttatgagatggtgtgcatgtgtaaaatatgatacttagggaggtagagggtaattagtgaaatcctagagatacttaaccctaatccctttttcactaatcattctcacaaaaatccaagcacgtactttcactttctctggcaatcatcatcaccaagatattcatcactcttgatttctctccttctctagaatcatccaaggtaattgtgtaaCCATTGTTTATTAGttgtttgattgttatcaatgcttgattcttgtaattcttgtaaaccctagtcttcatatgatggttctgtgtttttGACTTACGTTGATTGGTGTGATATGAAGATGATTCATCGTATAATCCATTGTCTGATGGATTAGATGCTTGATATGATAGAATGCTTGATTGTTGATTTGGTTTCTTCTATGCAAAAGTAAAGAGATTAGGGTTCAGGATCGTATGAACATGCTGTACGTTACTTTTCTTATGTTGTTATgcaattagggtttttgaatCCGAACTATGTGATTAAGATAGTGTGAGTTTAATCCATGAAATCTTGTCTGACGTTTATAAGATtgatgttgtctgagttttaggtCATGATCTCTTGGCCGAACTTTGATTAAAGTAATGCATGTCCGACCTTTATATAACCAATGCATGTCCGACCTTCTAGTTGAGTATAAAGGTCCGACCTTTATTAATGTTTATGAgttttgtccgacttttaactaCTTGCCACTTAGTCCGACCTTTATAGTGTTGTTATGGTCCAAATTTCAAACAAGTAtacctgtccgagttttaagtaagccaagggggggggggtagtccGAATTTTTAAGGCCCCGAATCCCCTGTTCCGAACTTTATAACACCCACAAAAGGTCCGAACTTTTGGTTGTGGATTTGGTCCAAGTTTTGGGCTTGGagccctcttgtccgagttttaatgcCCAGCCCCTGTCCGAATTCTTTGTAACAAGGGGATCCGACCTTTTGGACTTGtagggggtccgacttttaaaacaaattcatggggtccgagttttggccTTGTAAGGATATAGTCTGACTTTTATGAATACTTGCATTGCCCGAATTTGTTTGTCACAATAACAATAAGGTCTGAACTTTAATACCCATGCGCAGTCCGACTTTTAATGTATGCACCTTGTCCGAATTCTTATGTGGTATGCTGTCTTAGTTTATACCTTGGTGATCCAGTCTGAGTTTATTAATTAATGTGGACGACCTTTACACCTGGTAAGGAGGAAACTCTCTGTTAACTTTATTTGACTCGGTTAAAGTATGCAAATCTGTTAAGTGTATGATTGGACAGTTATACTAGAATAAACCGTTAATGACCGTTATGTGAAACATGAACTGTATGCATGTGATTATCTGTTgtgtgatacatgatgttaactgtcaaACGCCTTGTGGCATAGATTACTTgcgtatcattacgaacatgaactgatttaataCACGTGtacactataggacttgactgattaattTTGAGCGCATaccctagcataccgagcaaaccaaggtgagttcacatagccaaggcatggggttcccagggtgggaatgggattgatttatttttacttctctagataatggcacgtaatgatatgatcctcgggtgaggaaggtatttggttaagatactgctagactagtgatgcttatagaactgatcttcgcacacacgccggggttggctgcgataatatgactgaccttcgcacacatgccagggttggctgcgataatatgactaatcttcgcacacatgcctaggaaggctgcgaactatacactaaaacttcgcacaggtgccgggttgccgcgatacaaacatacctagtctagaatacttgagaactttccctaatcttcgcatacatgcctgaagggccgcgatacgagctattacgatacatgacttaatgaacgaatacaatgCTTACTATGCTATTACAAAtaccgaactataaactgtgaactcgctcaactagttgttgatcctttgttacatgccttgcatgtcgttagatacatggagcttgcacagggaggagcaggtcgttgtggagcatggatcatggatgccatgttaaaacatttaaacatttgaacttatgttacactttgggttttcatacttatgcttccgctacactttgaaactatgattatgtttggaacacctatcgtattgaatgattggttcacatttattttacttgatattaattacatgttcgatatgattggtggcttgatcctagtcagtcacgctcccaagcggtgatactccgcaggtggattttgggggtgtgacagattggtatcagagccattggttatagagaatttcgttttaatatgggaaaacgtttttattaaaaccggactataaccagaacagtgctctcaacgacccacaacgacgcttcgctcaaCGTGCAaaactcaacatcctaggtaataaggtttatgtttattgcctgcttgctagaactgcatagaactttgctcgtagtatgcttagatttcaATGCCcgttacttgttattgcttgagaacacttgcgtgcttactctcttctgtcatcgcactattcgcgagcCACTCTAACCTATGACacttttgctatgaagatcatggctggacgaattaacatgacacaagcccagttgacggctttcgttaatgaacaagttgctgcggcatttgcagctgctcaagcaggtagtataccctgcagtttagacacacactaggatctttagatcctacattaactcttgtgattaaccttgtcctattcgtacacaataggtcaacacgctcagcagcccgtctgcactttcaagaacttcatggactgtcgtccaagctcattcagtggcaccgagggggcagtgggactcctccattggtttgagaagctagaatctgtgttcgaaatgtgtgaatgccctgaggctcgcagggtcaagtacgccactggtactttggaaggaatcgcgttaacttggtggaacacgcaagtacagatcctagggttggcagctgctaacgccaccccttggaatgatttcaaggagctgataaaaagggaatactgcactcgagaagacatccacaagttggaagatgagttctaccatttgaaaatgactgggtcagagattgaagcataTACTAAGAgatcgaacgagctggccgttctgtgtccaactatggtggaccctccagtcaagcgcattgagttgtatctcaaggggttagcgccagagatccagagccatgtgacatcggctaatcttgataatattcaggctattcagcgccttgctcatcgtattacagatcaggcagtggatcagaacaggctgccaaaacgtatcaatgctaccactactgctgtcactacttctgctactcccaatgacaacaagagaaaatgggagggggattccagcaagggatcagtttctgttcagtctcagcagcgcaagacaaatgactaccagaatccgagacagcaatcatctggcagtcaggggcagggtggatatcggggaattcacccactgtgtaataagtgcaacagacaccacagcaggcggtgtcgtaaggagcgttgtcagagatgtctcaagttagggcatgaagctaaagactgcaggagttcgcgacctgcaaatcagaatcagcaacacccaccaccagctccacagaaccagtatccgcatcagcagcagcagcggggcaacaagggatgttttcagtgtggggctgaaggtcatttcaagcgtgattgtccccagttaaaccagaaccacaacaacaacaataacaacaatcaaggaaatggcaacaacaacaacaatggtgggaacaacaacgacaatgaagcaaggggtcgtgcatttgtgttggggcagggtgatgccagaaatgatcccaacgtagtcatgggtaagttccttcttgacgatatttatgttactatTTTGTTTaaattcgggtgcggatacgagttatatgtctttgaaaatgagtaaattgttaaaacgtacaccaacacccctaaacaccaaacatgtcgtagaactagcaagtggtaaaagtgtagaagccacgcatgtagtcaagggttgtaacatcgttctggcgggtcagaccttctcgattgatcttattcctattgttctgggtagtttcgacatcgtcatcggcatggattgttTATccaaacagcaagcagagattctatgtaaagagaagatcattcgcattcctcgttcgggtaaggaacctctcgaagttcaaggcgacaagagtggtgttgtggttggcatcatctctttcttgaaggctcagaaatgtttacgaaagggtcatacggctttcttggcactagttactgatgcagctgcgaaagagaaaagaatagaggatattcctattgtacgcgaatttcctcaagtgtttcctgaagatttaccaggtctaccgcctcatcgtcaagtcgagtttcaagtcgagctagctccaggagcagcacctatagctcgcgcaccgtatcgtttagctccaactgaactggaagaacttttgaagcaactacaagagctcttggataagggcttcattcatccaagctcttcgccttggggagctccagtattattcgtgaaaaagaaggatggcactttcagaatgtgcatagattaccgcgaactgaacaaggtcacagtgaagaaccgctatcctcttccccgtattgacgacttattcgaccagttgcaagggtcgagttactactccaagattgatctgaggtcagggtatcatcagctgagagtccgggatgagggcGTCTCCAAAACatcattcagaactcgctacggtcactacgagtttctagtcatgccatttgggcttacgaacgcgcctgcagttttcatggatcttatgaacagggtgtgcaaaccctatctagacaagttcgtcatcgttttcatcaacgacattctaatctactccaagagtcaggaggaacacgagcagcacttacgtcttatcttggaacttcttcgaaaggaacaactgtacgccaagttttcaaaatgcgacttctggcttcgtgaagtccacttcttaggccatgtggtgaacagggatgagattcatgtcgatccatccaaggtagattcgatacgaactggcctgcaccgcgtacaccaacagaaatacgccaattcttgggtttggcgggatactacagacgattcatcaaagacttttctaagatcgcacagccgcttacgctactgacacagaaaggtgtcacctaccattggggagattcccaggaaaccgctttccagtacctaaaggataggctttgcagcacacctattctctcattgccagagggcacagatgagtttgtggtctattgtgacgcgtcgatacagggacttggttgtgtattgatgcagcgggataaggttattgcttacgcttctcatcaactcaaggttcacgaacggaactacacgatgcatgatttagagctgggagctgttgtttttgcacttaagatatggcgacactacctgtacggtaccaagtgcacaatttacaccgatcacaggagtctcgagcatatcttcaagcagaaggaattgaatatgcgtcagcgaagatgggttgaacttttaaacgattacgaatgcgctattaagtatcatccaggcaaagccaatgttgtggctgacgctctcagtcgaaaggacactctacctagacgcgtacgagccttgcagctcactattcagtccagtcttcctacacaaatacgaactgctcagatggaagcattaaagcccgaaaacgtcaaagctgaagctttacgtggctcaaggcaacgattagaacaaaaggaagacgacgcctactatgtaacagggcgtatttgggtaccactatacggaggtttacgagaacttgtgatggatgaagctcacaagtctcgctactcggtacatccaggttcggataaaatgtatcacgacatcaaaactacatattggtggcctagcatgaaggcccacatagcaacttacgttggcaaatgtttgacgtgtgcaaaagtcaaagtggagtaccaaaaaccagcgggcctacttcagcagcccaagataccgcaatggaaatgggaagaaatttccatggattttgttacaggcctacccagatcccagcatgggaatgatactatatgggtgatcgtggatcgactcaccaagtctgcacacttcctggctattaaggaaacggataagttctccactctcgcagacgtttatcttaaagaagttgtttcgaggcacggggtgcccatct comes from the Helianthus annuus cultivar XRQ/B chromosome 4, HanXRQr2.0-SUNRISE, whole genome shotgun sequence genome and includes:
- the LOC110880858 gene encoding shootin-1-like, which codes for MRPRSAAGSWKSDFDVPILSESMMLLITEDSPYRAEYLRMLSRQAETKEGLENVSPMKHDAEESSTPRMEQQDESDPHPADEDVHMSLAAEEHHAEGSHMGETGAEKSKLNIFYNSESHSDEPIQGKYEILHISTVSTKQNVSETKDPFFESDSAEENVVAIGGDQSTDQANLDEKNTRHQTMSPKQLHKELEDIFATEKTATEEKLDLILKEIRNQKSEIKVLSETVKTVQKQTEENNAALKTIQKSVENKESSLEIEKALKELRDINKKMTEVATTGESSSSGKILEEIHFLRANNSNMTEAFEKLLMELTAQRNKESQEFQKMKKQEETNTQALTNIHLLVKRLQYNVATLAKVDLHKLKAPIPQERQATGSETLQHQQEAIQQEQTKQTKTSTTQKQKQTMGPPPDKQKLPMGPPPNVPKSDTSKIQLKEHIPVQPSSTTITGET